From a region of the Besnoitia besnoiti strain Bb-Ger1 chromosome I, whole genome shotgun sequence genome:
- a CDS encoding hypothetical protein (encoded by transcript BESB_007790) has product MGMLVRQLQRLVKDVRAGRLSSLDPAAAIIRENAHNFGTSLPPDALVDYAECACALGHYDKAAEAVELYEMTEPEDSQTLARAKLLRQVSAIMSASLIFLTIVRPLLRPGWKQHLVDAFENFLRVSAAARNPAVERGSKERVQSAKAAPQQNALHLPWKINLILQSASCLEDAGRVVDAFKATDEAVKLLAEEGANPGYRADAHSERTVLEWKVMLARATLASASDALVTIVRKEAEKNVWSRMQTAAVFAARSPGHEAAAGLAKAWSLVDPEFFALFSRNGYDFQGKPEGSLEAAVAALQAPTASANEQLAAVKLARTAMTLGLWPLARLMVTRLKCWRKLTSRCTLMQELLSIELDVRVSELRQQGSADQAISPEDEDRRRDTALTRRIQAVRGIEECLDNAEQIPLCSDLVEECAVSMWNMARPLFLEPYRSLVYRSLHRASEALERIQSPLAALRVNFLYQVALCEAHEDLPAVAKESIEKALSIDYTSPLEAATRPSSGATEGAYQGESAVLREFMESLSLRPLDRYFKLLYEAIKPQVVTDDGAVTLDQLQLLADRSKSDLSLRNYLPKIEALRDQSLAELAQAERESSRRSVGVEQAEMDKYAREQKVDRLVRLLSQVAQQAFENEQFTVAANLCKTVLSLVNNRQGELASVLDGGRLTSEPTAGDVSLPMKLMVPAENTQTAIAVIQSCYTLALCLSESLRADYKELPGVDVGNGKDGDRSAGDGEAAATPPSKGAGQNTAAETATKIKQSILQLLLVGVRLSKDFGQPWLICNGAIHFWNLHKHILESRSFERTKNFALLECVQELQTHLLIKSAVFPALSKQSVIEEAVTRALPFLGQTGCKDFVASLFESGVAACATPGWIEQLLKTNLSCGAAAPPAPAAKGGKGAKQPPPHPRPPSEIAGTTGGEIQAIFLMERIAKETDVQVKEGLVTRCYDLIEALAEGSERDSDLKAELKARLAVRTFSAPAVFTQLALAFALEAVGEDFHQVPYTVAPNLSRRRRLWIGISHTVIGTCLSALHSDWSSLQAARGQRLALLHLLQACEFAKSTRSPSLALFATRSLWNVVVPLLRVPELCADVVTALKIAAPIAALASRSESLPTLVKMYFALLACLAAGKQWRQVVAVADKAFLQLPKHAHVQVLRFQLLAVCGKEKHPFVEVSEKVKSESNSEGELLLFCARALPAGHPDAVKLYEKAIEVMEAASDIKAADAHLELAELCVLSSAAWQQASKHIEAALALAAEADDMQRRRSFLKACKSEKIEADGRQTSFIAGLGFDVFQRAKTLTALTTPIPEDFVAALTDAVTAVVEQSATREDCDEACAEKAEDAGSSSADSGDQENEQSRVEEATPTSADPPRPSSLLDLREMSKFLPLERNPPPSEDPACDLSPPPVQMNARGYPSSREQRWFENYCLTVHASRKLQHLLLQLGLETWVIPLLHRHAELVRTAESNLGWPLDSDFLHLEQALLSLRLARAFHSCESAAGGTEMPLGSTGPLVDATLAALDRLLPAVLRLRATQPEVFAAGFEGQAAACVYAEQFQQASASQLFVDLAEEFFLYGESRAASEFARAAIRKAENEAPPADHEVILRAIGCLSAITRSEGRGDSAWALLRPFLSPDSALERLSRPALAAVAETLAMAQPRSGAQPASDPLLPEVIQGLVEGERRCRAKEPPPLEPQKPRSNGLPATEPSTSRVSESDARPRGTGDPMLDRERPAGPPALHSLCAARLQLLTADRVLAEKQRSARHAASPKTLLAAIAAEVFPLVGEVVEAHLCSPLMVFLVSRLLPFFEKTADIAEGCLQAPDFEAASHEESSAEQLWASFRSVDAIHAAEGAALTDFLVQLQRMASLVADRIGAPSLQRGCRLGPPELASTLHRSIEFFAVARARLERLYHHSHLVREFSPTVSRCRMVCLSSCARAMKVILAASQEQSAVTAWLRKTTRQLHHDAGKVAEAKSRLSAALRSITGLSSFPLRALSDKAEKDVCDCARKGLESVGGDASTSVGFGLNAMEISFLSEVALLNLYIARAEQEMMQMESAGDSKTDSAFEVWEAHTASSCGQLQMVTEDCRSFLLEGPDDVSSPLHLRGGNKTESKSEKTFHYAMILHALHTLRQAEWLHSSLSDPTVFENVCENELRRIREAWIHPRRVPRAQQLEAYLSQKRPFWRIQRNLLTLPSSFILQQVCPRQLCVASLQHRGHALQLSAAVTLHALEGDRGPDSVRYFAERLALPPQLQMQDPPEENGTHDHIEAFMVHLLENLELRLKRMWFQERVQSIHDNRACRDCAPQHLLLLLDPCLVRYPFEKFPVITRLFGPHVSRDYSLHLFVYRMLQAEASFSMPNRRSVTDMRLQFARDSVTVLGDPRVGDSERARSSAQINKPKDLDQPASPQELHASDRCLIQRANYTMEDFTDFVCTQSPQVVWTPSFELLLQRGIDPSFLVDLDMSHLILVGSLDWTSHKTAVHQESRQHSTPAQRALFARRHCDLALLLSMQGVSTVVLSDESSTPKADARQGMRILNELLKGQPSLMNIV; this is encoded by the exons ATGGGAATGCTAGTCCGGCAGCTCCAGAGGCTCGTGAAGGATGTCCGGGCTGGACGGCTGAGCAGCCTGGATCCGGCTGCGGCGATCATCAGAGAGAACGCGCACAACTTTGGGACGTCGTTGCCTCCAG ACGCCTTAGTTGACTACGCGGAGTGTGCTTGTGCGCTTGGGCACTATGACAaggccgccgaagccgtCGAG CTGTACGAAATGACGGAACCTGAGGATTCACAAACGCTCGCACGAGCAAAGCTACTGCG ACAAGTATCGGCAATAATGAGTGCCAGTTTGATCTTCCTTACGATAGTTCGTCCGCTGTTGAGACCAGGATGGAAACAACATTTGGTTGATGCTTTCGAGAATTTTCTTCGAGTTAG TGCTGCAGCCAGGAATCCCGCAGTCGAGCGCGGCTCCAAAGAGCGAGTTCAGTCTGCGAAGGCGGCACCCCAGCAGAACGCGTTACATCTTCCCTGGAAGATTAACTTGATTCTGCAGTCCGCGAGTTGCTTAGAAGACGCGGGACGAGTTGTTGATGCTTTCAAG GCCACAGACGAGGCTGTCAAGCTCctcgcagaagaaggagcgaATCCAGGATATCGCGCTGACGCCCACAGCGAGCGGACGGTCCTCGAGTGGAAAGTTATGCT GGCTCGGGCGACGCTGGCCAGCGCCTCAGACGCCCTCGTGACAATTGTCCGCaaagaagcggagaagaacgTCTGGTCGCGAATGCAGACGGCAGCTGTTTTCGCCGCGCGTTCGCCAGGGCacgaagccgcagcgggGCTCGCGAAGGCGTGGTCGCTCGTCGATCCCGagttcttcgctctcttttcCAGGAACGGCTACGACTTTCAGGGGAAGCCTGAAGGCAGCCTGGAAGCCGCTGTCgcagcgctgcaggcccCCACCGCTTCTGCGAACGAACAACTCGCTGCTGTGAAGTTGGCGCGAACAGCCATGACTCTGGGCCTGTGGCCTCTGGCTCGCCTGATGGTCACGCGGCTGAAATG CTGGCGAAAGCTCACCAGTCGCTGCACGCTCATGCAGGAGCTGTTGTCAATCGAACTCGACGTCCGCGTCTCGGAGCTCCGGCAGCAGGGGTCGGCAGACCAGGCGATCTCgccggaagacgaggaccGGAGGAGAGACACTGCGTTGACGCGAAGAATTCAGGCCGTGAGAGGCATCGAGGAATGCCTAGACAACGCCGAACAAATCCCGCTCTGCTCCGACTTGGTGGAAGAGTGCGCCGTCAGCATGTGGAACATGGCGAGGCCCCTTTTCCTCGAACCCTATCGCAGCCTCGTGTACCGCAGCCTTCACAGA GCAAGCGAAGCTCTCGAGAGGATCCAGTCTCCCCTTGCCGCACTTAGAGTCAATTTCTTGTACCAGGTCGCGCTTTGCGAAGCACACGAAGACCTTCCTGCAGTTGCCAAGGAATCCATCGAAAAAGCTCTCTCCATCGATTACACCAGCCCGCTTGAAGCCGCGACACGCCCTTCCTCAGGCGCTACCGAGGGAGCCTACCAGGGGGAAAGCGCAGTGCTGCGAGAGTTCATGGAGTCGTTAAGTCTGCGGCCCTTGGACCGGTACTTCAAATTGCTTTATGAGGCTATCAAGCCACAGGTGGTGACAGACGATGGAGCCGTCACTCTTGATCAGCTGCAGCTTCTTGCGGATCGAAGTAAATCCGACCTCTCGCTCAG GAACTATCTTCCCAAGATCGAGGCACTGCGCGACCAGTCCCTCGCGGAATTGGCGCAGGCCGAAAGGGAGAGTTCACGTCGCTCTGTGGGCGTGGAACAGGCCGAGATGGACAAGTATGCGCGCGAGCAAAAGGTCGATCGCCTCGTGAGGCTCCTCAGCCAAGTTGCGCAGCAAGCGTTTGAAAACGAGCAGTTCACCGTGGCCGCCAACTTGTGCAAAACTGTGTTGAGTCTCGTGAACAACCGCCAAGGCGAGCTTGCCAGCGTCCTTGATGGCGGACGGCTGACATCTGAACCGACCGCGGGCGATGTGTCGCTCCCGATGAAGTTGATGGTGCCGGCTGAGAATACGCAGACCGCCATCGCAGTGATCCAATCGTGCTATACGCTG gcgctttgCCTCAGCGAAAGCCTCAGGGCAGACTACAAAGAACTCCCTGGCGTGGATGTGGGCAACGGAAAAGACGGCGACCGCTCCGCCGGAGatggagaggcagcggcgacgcctcccaGCAAGGGAGCAGGACAGAACACGGCAGCGGAAACGGCGACGAAAATAAAACAGAGTATCCTCCAGCTCTTGCTTGTTGGCGTTCGCCTCAG CAAGGACTTTGGCCAGCCCTGGCTGATTTGCAACGGCGCCATTCACTTCTGGAATCTGCACAAGCACATCCTGGAAAGCAGGTCGTTTGAGCGGACGAAGAATTTCGCTCTGCTCGAGTGCGTGCAGGAGCTCCAGACGCATCTCCTCATCAAGTCTGCAGTGTTTCCC GCCCTGTCAAAGCAGTCCGTGATTGAAGAGGCTGTAACTCGAGCGCTTCCTTTTCTGGGTCAGACCGGCTGCAAGGACTttgtcgcctctctcttcgaaAGCGGAgtggctgcctgcgcgaCTCCCGGCTGGAttgagcagctgctgaaAACGAAtctcagctgcggcgccgctgcccctCCTGCGCCAGCCGCCAAAGGCGGAAAGGGGGCGAAACAACCTCCTCCACATCCTCGGCCCCCTTCTGAGATCGCGGGCACCACCGGCGGCGAAATCCAAGCGATCTTTCTGATGGAG CGAATTGCGAAGGAGACCGACGTGCAAGTGAAAGAAGGTCTGGTCACGCGCTGCTACGACCTTATTGAAGCATTGGCTGAGGGCTCCGAACGCGACAGTGACCTGAAGGCGGAGCTGAAGGCCCGGCTGGCTGTCAGGACTTTcagcgcgcccgcagtcTTCACCCAGCTCGCCCTGGCGttcgcgctggaggccgtCGGGGAAGACTTCCACCAAGTGCCCTACACGGTGGCGCCCAACCtcagcaggaggaggcgactcTGGATCGGCATAAGCCACACAGTCATTGGTACAtgtctctctgctctccaCTCAGACTG gtcctctctgcaggcggcgcgtggTCAGCGTCTGGCGCTACTGCATTTGCTGCAAGCCTGCGAGTTCGCGAAGTCCACGCGGAGCCCATCTCTTGCTCTTTTTGCGACGCGGAGTCTGTGGAACGTCGTggtgccgctgctgcgtgtcCCGGAGCTCTGCGCCGACGTGGTCACTGCACTGAAGATTGCGGCGCCGATCGCCGCTCTCGCTAGCCGCTCGGAGTCGCTTCCTACGCTCGTCAAGATGTACTTTGCCCTCCTTGCGTGCCTGGCGGCCGGGAAGCAGTGGAGACAAGTCGTCGCGGTTGCGGACAAAGCGTTCCTGCAGCTGCCCAAACACGCACACGTGCAGGTCCTGAGGTTCCAGCTGCTGGCGGTGTGCGGGAAGGAAAAGCATCCCTTCGTGGAGGTCAGCGAGAAGGTGAAGAGCGAGAGCAACTCGGAAGGCGAGCTGCTTCTgttctgcgcccgcgcgctgcccgcgggGCATCCAGATGCCGTGAAGCTCTACGAAAAAGCGATCGAGGTCATGGAAGCCGCTTCGGACATCAAAGCTGCCGACGCGCACCTCGAGCTAGCCGAGCTCTGCGTCCtttcctcggcggcgtggcAACAAGCCAGCAAACACATCGAGGCCGCGCTAGCGCTTGCTGCCGAAGCGGATGAcatgcagcggaggcgcagcttcCTCAAGGCCTGCAAATCTGAAAAG ATCGAAGCTGACGGGCGCCAGACCAGCTTCATCGCCGGCCTGGGATTCGACGTATTCCAACGAGCAAAGACTTTGACAGCGCTGACAACGCCGATCCCGGAAGACTTCGTGGCTGCCCTCACAGACGCTGTTACCGCCGTCGTGGAGCAATCGGCGACTCGGGAAG ACTGCGATGAGGCATGCGCCGAAAAGGCTGAAGACGCAGGTTCAAGCTCCGCGGACTCGGGAGACCAGGAGAACGAGCAGAGCCGCGTCGAGGAAGCGACA CCTACCTCGGCAGACCCCCCAAGGCCAAGCTCTCTTCTTGACCTCAGAGAAATGTCGAAATTCCTGCCGTTAGAGAGGAATCCACCGCCTTCCGAAGATCCTGCATGCGATTTGAGTCCGCCCCCCGTGCAGATGAACGCCCGAGGGTACCCCAGCTCGCGGGAACAACGGTGGTTTGAAAACTATTGCCTCACTGTCCACGCCTCCCGCAAACTGCAGCATCTGTTGCTCCAGCTGGGCCTCGAGACCTGGGTTATTCCGCTTCTGCATCGCCACGCCGAGCTGGTGCGCACGGCTGAGTCCAACCTGGGATGGCCACTCGATAGCGACTTCCTTCACCTCGAGCAAGCACTTCtgagcctgcgcctcgcgaggGCGTTTCATAGCTGCGAGAGTGCCGCAGGAGGGACGGAAATGCCTCTGGGCTCAACCGGTCCTCTGGTGGATGCGACGCTGGCTGCGCTTGACCGGCTTCTGCCGGCAGTTTTGAGGCTCCGAGCTACGCAGCCCGaggtcttcgccgcggggTTCGAggggcaggccgcggcgtgtgTCTACGCGGAGCAGTTTCAACAGGCGTCGGCTTCGCAGCTGTTTGTAGATCTCGCCGAGGAGTTCTTCCTCTATGGAGAAAGCCGCGCGGCATCGGAGTTTGCCCGCGCAGCCATTCGAAAAGCTGAaaacgaggcgccgccggccgacCACGAAGTcatcctccgcgccatcgGCTGCCTGAGCGCCATAACGCGCTCCGAGGGACGCGGCGACTCAGCGTGGGCTTTGCTACGCCCGTTCCTAAGTCCCGATTCAGCGTTGGAGAGACTGTCGCGgcccgctctcgccgcagtTGCGGAGACGCTCGCA AtggcgcagccgcggtcAGGCGCACAGCCTGCTTCTGATCCACTGCTGCCAGAGGTTATTCAGGGCCTggtggagggcgagcgccgctgtcgcgcgaaggagccgcCTCCTTTGGAGCCGCAGAAGCCACGTTCTAACGGTCTCCCCGCGACCGAGCCCAGCACGTCGCGGGTCAGCGAGTCCGACGCGAGGCCCAGAGGGACAGGTGACCCGATGCTCGACAGGGAGCGGCCCGCGGGGCCCCCGGCGCTCCACAGCCTGTGCGCCGCTCGGCTGCAGTTGCTGACGGCCGATCGCGTGCTCGCGGAGAAGCAACGCAGCGCAAGGCATGCAGCCTCACCGAAAACCCTCCTGGCAGCAATCGCCGCCGAGGTTTTCCCCCTTGTCGGAGAGGTGGTGGAAGCGCACCTCTGTTCCCCCCTGATGGTGTTCCTTGTCTCGAGACTGCTACCCTTCTTCGAGAAAACAGCCGACATCGCCGAAGGCTGTCTTCAAGCCCCCGACTTCGAGGCCGCTTCTCACGAAGAGTCCTCCGCGGAGCAACTTTGGGCGTCGTTTCGGAGCGTGGACGCGATACACGcagccgagggcgcggcgctgactGACTTCCTAGTTCAGCTTCAGCGCATGGCCTCT CTTGTCGCCGACCGAATCGGCGCGCCGAGCCTTcagcgcggctgtcgcctgGGGCCCCCGGAGCTCGCGTCGACGCTGCATCGTTCAATCGAGTTTTTCGCGGTCGCTCGGGCGCGCCTGGAGCGGCTCTACCACCACTCGCATCTGGTGAGAGAGTTTTCGCCGACAGTCTCCAGGTGCCGCATGGTGTGCCTGTCGTCGTGCGCGCGGGCAATGAAAGTCATCCTGGCCGCCTCTCAAGAGCAAAGCGCCGTGACCGCATGGCTTCGAAAGACCACCCGTCAACTCCACCACGACGCGGGAAAAGTTgcggaagcgaagagccGTTTGAGCGCCGCTCTCAGAAGCATCACTGGCCTGAGCTCGTTCCCGCTGCGTGCGCTGAGTGACAAAGCTGAGAAGGATGTCTGCGACTGCGCGCGAAAAGGGCTTGAGAGTGTCGGGGGAGACGCCAGCACGTCTGTCGGTTTCGGGTTGAACGCAATGGAAATATCGTTCCTGAGCGAAGTGGCGCTGCTGAACCTCTACATCGCTCGGGCTGAACAAGAAATGATGCAAATGGAGAGTGCTGGAGACTCCAAGACCGACTCT GCTTTTGAAGTTTGGGAGGCGCATACCGCATCCTCGTGCGGGCAATTGCAAATGGTGACAGAGGACTGTCGGAGTTTCCTACTCGAG GGCCCAGATGATGTGTCATCTCCTCTGCATCTACGGGGGGGGAATAAGACCGAAAGCAAGTCAGAAAAAACGTTTCACTACGCGATGATCCTGCACGCGCTCCAcacgctgcggcaggcggagtGGCTCCACAGCTCCTTGTCAGATCCAACCGTCTTTGAGAACGTATGCGAAAATGAACTGCGGCGCATCCGTGAGGCTTGGATCCACCCCAGGAGAGtcccgcgggcgcagcagctggaggc ATACCTTTCTCAGAAACGCCCCTTCTGGAGAATTCAAAGGAACTTGCTGACCCTGCCCTCCAGCTTCATTCTTCAGCAGGTTTGTCCGCGGCAGCTCTGTGTCGCCTCACTGCAACACCGAGgccacgcgctgcagctgagcGCTGCCGTCACCCTTCATGCGCTGGAGGGAGATAGAGGCCCGGATTCGGTTCGCTATTTCGCGGAGAGGCTGGCGCTCcccccgcagctgcagatgcaAGACCCCCCAGAAGAGAACGGCACCCACGACCACATCGAGGCGTTTATGGTGCACCTGTTGGAGAACCTCGAGCTGCGGCTGAAGCGGATGTGGTTCCAAGAGAGAGTTCAGTCCATCCACGACAACAGGGCCTGCAGAGATTGTGCTCCCCAGCACCTTCTCCTGTTGCTAGACCCCTGCCTCGTCCGGTATCCGTTTGAAAAGTTCCCAGTTATTACCAGGCTCTTCGGTCCCCACGTCTCGAGAGACTACAGCCTTCACCTCTTTGTTTACAGAATGCTGCAGGCTGAAGCCTCCTTC